From a single Nymphaea colorata isolate Beijing-Zhang1983 chromosome 4, ASM883128v2, whole genome shotgun sequence genomic region:
- the LOC116253565 gene encoding uncharacterized protein LOC116253565, which yields MVRPYAVKGLKRKKRDIEKEAAAGGEEEKESTVTESVGIHTLHPAAAVSGDGAKAGVVFVLEKASLEFASVGKTYQLLNSDDHVNFFRKHNLDPAAYRPDITHQALLAILDSPLNKSGRIRALYVHTEKNVLIQVNPQVRLPRTYKRFSGVMLQVLQNKNIRAADGSGFLLRKVENPVTRHLPANSHRIGLSYSSQKLVQMSNYVASISDDLNLVFVVGAMANGKIDTDYIDDLVAVSAYPLTAAYCIARICYALEQKWKIL from the exons ATGGTGCGGCCGTACGCCGTCAAGGGTCTAAAGCGCAAGAAGAGGGATATTGAGAAGGAAGCCGCGGCAGggggagaagaggagaaggagtCGACGGTCACGGAGTCTGTGGGGATTCATACCTTGCATCCTGCTGCTGCGGTTTCAGGTGACGGAGCCAAGGCCGGAGTCGTGTTCGTCCTGGAGAAGGCGTCGTTGGAGTTCGCGAGCGTTGGGAAg ACGTACCAGCTTCTGAATTCAGACGATCACGTCAATTTCTTCAGGAAGCATAATCTTGATCCTGCTGCTTATCGTCCAGATATCACTCACCAG GCTCTTCTTGCAATTCTAGACAGTCCTCTGAATAAATCGGGGAGAATTCGAGCGTTGTATGTCCATACAGAAAAAAATGTCCTCATTCAAGTGAACCCCCAAGTTCGATTGCCAAGAACGTACAAACGTTTTAGTGGTGTCATGT TGCAGGTGCTGCAGAATAAGAACATACGAGCTGCTGATGGCTCTGGTTTCCTGCTTCGCAAAGTAGAAAACCCAGTAACACGTCATTTACCAGCCAATTCTCATCGAATAG GTCTTTCCTATAGTTCTCAAAAGTTAGTCCAGATGTCTAACTATGTGGCTTCAATAAGTGATGATCTTAACCTTGTTTTTGTG GTTGGTGCAATGGCCAATGGAAAGATAGATACGGATTATATTGATGATTTAGTAGCTG TCTCTGCATATCCCCTAACGGCTGCCTACTGCATCGCAAGGATCTGTTATGCTTTGGAGCagaaatggaaaattttgtaG